From one Salvelinus alpinus chromosome 14, SLU_Salpinus.1, whole genome shotgun sequence genomic stretch:
- the LOC139538736 gene encoding sodium/myo-inositol cotransporter-like, with protein MKMGTAVMEAADIAVVVLYFILVLSIGFFAMWKANRSTVSGYFLAGRSMTWWVIGASLFVSNIGSEHFIGLAGSGAASGFAVGAWEFNALLLLQLLGWVFIPVYIHSGVYTMPEYLSKRYGGNRLKVYFASLSVLLYIFTKISVDLYAGALFIQESLGWNLYLSIILLISMTALLTVTGGLVAVMYTDTLQAVLMIGGALSLTIISLIKVGGLEGVRTKYMLAVPNVTAILASGNFTHSPSCRIEPKPDSLRILRGPLDEDIPWPGFLLGQTPASIWYWCADQVIVQRVLAAKNLAHAKGSTLMAGFLKVLPMFIIVIPGMISRILFADEIACIGPEHCLAVCGSKAGCSNIAYPRLVMAVMPVGLRGLMMAVMIAALMSDLDSIFNSASTIFTLDIYQSARRGASHKELLLVGRLFVVFMVVISIAWVPVIIEMQGGQMYLYIQEVAGYLTPPIAALFLLGVFWKRCNERGAFWGGMTGFALGTTRLILAFIYREPPCDQPDDRPFFITHVHYMYVAAGLFWVSGLVAVVVSLCNPPPDKEQIRTTTLWGLRNMGKLLLKDCEEMYKLTDKSPLQLNGGLYKDLPPDICNARCLDGEDVKLLAPPSDFDPATPSGETTPEMTLATPTTQFDNGHPGLVHAEEGCGDEEGGRCMQLLEWFCGFKEAAYDAHPKRTVEDERAVMEMLYEPPRTKLLLNCGLFLVCSLGIFLFVYFSL; from the coding sequence ATGAAGATGGGTACGGCTGTCATGGAGGCAGCAGACATTGCTGTGGTGGTGCTGTACTTCATCCTGGTGCTGAGCATCGGGTTCTTCGCCATGTGGAAGGCCAACCGGAGCACGGTGAGCGGATACTTCCTTGCGGGACGCTCCATGACGTGGTGGGTGATCGGAGCGTCCCTGTTTGTCAGCAACATCGGCAGTGAACACTTCATAGGCCTGGCTGGGTCGGGAGCAGCCAGCGGCTTTGCTGTGGGAGCATGGGAGTTTAACGCTCTtctcctgctgcagctgctggGCTGGGTCTTCATACCTGTGTATATCCACTCTGGTGTGTACACCATGCCGGAGTACCTGTCCAAACGTTATGGGGGCAATAGGCTAAAGGTGTACTTTGCTTCCCTTTCTGTGCTGCTCTACATCTTCACCAAGATCTCTGTGGACTTGTATGCCGGGGCGCTTTTCATCCAGGAGTCACTGGGCTGGAATCTCTACCTGTCCATCATTCTGCTCATTAGTATGACCGCACTGCTTACGGTCACCGGCGGCCTGGTTGCGGTCATGTACACAGACACCCTCCAGGCAGTGCTGATGATTGGTGGAGCTCTCAGCCTGACCATCATCAGCCTGATCAAGGTCGGTGGTCTTGAAGGGGTTCGGACCAAGTACATGCTAGCAGTCCCAAATGTAACGGCTATCCTGGCCAGTGGGAACTTCACCCACTCACCCTCCTGCCGCATCGAGCCCAAGCCAGACTCCCTGAGGATCCTCCGGGGCCCGCTGGATGAGGACATCCCCTGGCCTGGCTTCCTCTTAGGTCAAACCCCAGCTTCCATCTGGTACTGGTGTGCTGACCAGGTCATCGTCCAGAGGGTGCTGGCTGCTAAGAACCTCGCCCACGCCAAGGGCTCCACgctgatggctggcttcctgaaGGTCCTGCCCATGTTTATTATCGTTATCCCCGGGATGATATCCCGGATCTTGTTTGCAGACGAGATAGCCTGCATTGGGCCAGAGCACTGCCTGGCTGTGTGTGGCTCTAAGGCGGGGTGCTCCAATATCGCCTACCCTCGGCTGGTCATGGCAGTGATGCCTGTGGGACTGCGAGGGCTGATGATGGCTGTGATGATTGCGGCTCTCATGAGTGATCTGGACTCCATCTTTAACAGTGCTAGCACCATCTTCACCCTGGACATCTACCAGAGTGCTAGGCGTGGCGCGTCCCATAAAGAGCTGTTGTTGGTGGGCCGGCTGTTCGTGGTGTTCATGGTGGTTATCAGCATCGCCTGGGTCCCTGTCATCATCGAGATGCAGGGCGGCCAGATGTACTTGTACATACAGGAAGTAGCCGGATACCTAACCCCGCCCATTGCCGCCCTCTTCCTGCTGGGTGTGTTCTGGAAGCGCTGCAACGAAAGGGGTGCATTCTGGGGCGGTATGACCGGGTTTGCGCTGGGTACCACCCGGCTGATCTTGGCGTTTATTTACCGAGAGCCTCCCTGTGACCAGCCAGACGACAGGCCTTTCTTCATCACACATGTCCACTACATGTATGTGGCTGCTGGGCTGTTCTGGGTGTCTGGACTGGTGGCTGTGGTCGTCAGTCTCTGCAACCCTCCTCCAGATAAGGAGCAGATCCGCACCACCACATTATGGGGCCTGCGTAACATGGGAAAGCTTCTCCTCAAAGACTGTGAGGAGATGTACAAGCTGACGGATAAGAGCCCTTTGCAGTTGAATGGAGGCCTCTATAAGGATCTGCCCCCAGACATCTGCAATGCTAGGTGTCTAGATGGGGAGGACGTCAAGCTGCTAGCTCCGCCTTCTGACTTTGACCCCGCGACTCCCAGCGGCGAGACAACCCCGGAAATGACACTAGCAACGCCCACCACCCAGTTTGATAACGGGCACCCAGGGCTAGTGCATGCAGAGGAAGGTTGTGGGGATGAGGAGGGTGGGAGGTGCATGCAGCTGTTGGAGTGGTTCTGTGGGTTTAAGGAAGCGGCATATGATGCCCATCCCAAAAGGACAGTGGAGGACGAGAGAGCCGTTATGGAGATGCTGTACGAGCCACCCAGAACCAAACTGCTGCTCAACTGTGGCCTGTTTCTCGTCTGCTCATTGGGAATATTCCTATTTGTCTACTTTTCTCTATAG